The following coding sequences are from one Triplophysa dalaica isolate WHDGS20190420 chromosome 12, ASM1584641v1, whole genome shotgun sequence window:
- the LOC130433069 gene encoding cathepsin K-like — protein MYKFGGIPLVVVMVLFGVAHTLSNVSLDEAWESWKITYRREYNGLDEESIRQAIWEKNMLFIEAHNKEYELGIHSYNLGMNHFGDMTLEEVAEKVMGLQMPMYRDPTNTYVPDDTVERLPKSIDYRKLGYVTSVKNQGSCGSCWAFSSVGALEGQLMKTKGKLMDLSPQNLVDCVTENDGCGGGYMTNAFKYVTDNKGIDSEESYPYVGVDQQCAYNVSGKTAGCKRYKEIPQGNEKALAAAVAKVGPVSVGIDAMQSTFLYYKSGVYYDPNCEKVDVNHAVLAVGYGATPKGKKYWIVKNSWGVEWGKKGFVLMARNRNNACGIASLASFPIM, from the exons ATGTATAAATTTGGTGGCATACCTCTGGTGGTGGTGATGGTGTTGTTTGGTGTAGCTCACACTCTGAGTAATGTTTCATTGGATGAAGCATGGGAGAGCTGGAAAATCACATACAGGAGAGAGTACAATGGTTTG GATGAAGAGTCTATCCGTCAAGCCATTTGGGAGAAAAACATGCTCTTTATCGAGGCACATAACAAAGAATATGAACTGGGGATTCATAGCTATAATCTGGGCATGAATCACTTTGGAGATATG ACACTAGAGGAAGTGGCAGAGAAAGTAATGGGACTGCAAATGCCCATGTACCGGGACCCCACAAACACGTATGTGCCTGATGACACCGTGGAGAGGTTGCCTAAATCCATTGACTACCGTAAACTGGGCTATGTCACGTCTGTCAAAAATCAA GGTTCATGTGGCTCCTGTTGGGCCTTTAGCTCTGTAGGAGCTTTGGAAGGTCAACTGATGAAGACCAAAGGTAAACTAATGGACCTTAGTCCTCAGAACCTGGTGGACTGTGTGACTGAAAATGATGGCTGTGGTGGAGGGTATATGACAAACGCATTCAAGTATGTCACAGACAACAAGGGCATTGATTCGGAGGAAAGCTATCCTTATGTTGGAGTG GATCAGCAGTGTGCCTACAACGTGTCAGGAAAGACAGCTGGCTGCAAGAGATATAAAGAGATTCCTCAGGGTAATGAGAAGGCACTGGCTGCTGCTGTGGCAAAGGTGGGCCCTGTGTCAGTGGGCATAGATGCCATGCAGTCCACCTTCCTGTACTACAAAAGCG GTGTGTACTATGATCCCAACTGTGAAAAAGTTGATGTCAACCATGCAGTGCTCGCTGTTGGTTACGGAGCCACACCGAAAGGCAAAAAGTACTGGATTGTGAAGAACAG TTGGGGTGTGGAGTGGGGAAAGAAGGGCTTTGTCCTGATGGCTCGTAACCGTAACAATGCCTGTGGCATTGCCAGCCTGGCGAGTTTCCCGATCATGTGA